A single genomic interval of Camelina sativa cultivar DH55 chromosome 11, Cs, whole genome shotgun sequence harbors:
- the LOC104727693 gene encoding uncharacterized protein LOC104727693, which yields MAKSSSSSPLKNVCEENKTSLWKIRKILTEKSKGSLEFDNNNDIENHILRNLGKSIISRVKKDAIKIKIDDYDTGSQHDVIFGYNHKSDVYYIGALWRLDELAVGDEIGLFYDPISTNLCFSVLKQAKNKP from the coding sequence atGGCAAAGTCATCGAGTTCGTCTCCTTTAAAAAATGTatgtgaagaaaacaaaacctctCTGTGGAAAATAAGGAAGATCTTAACAGAGAAAAGCAAAGGTTCGTTGGAGTTTGATAATAACAACGATATTGAGAACCACATTTTGAGAAATTTGGGCAAGTCCATTATTAGTAGAGTGAAAAAAGATGCTATAAAGATCAAGATTGACGACTACGATACGGGAAGCCAGCACGATGTAATCTTCGGGTACAATCATAAGTCTGATGTCTATTACATTGGAGCATTATGGAGATTGGACGAGCTTGCTGTTGGAGACGAGATAGGATTATTTTATGATCCTATTTCAACGAATCTGTGCTTCTCTGTGTTGAAACAAGCAAAAAATAAACCCTGA
- the LOC104721993 gene encoding tetraspanin-20: protein MRHNCCHVSFASVLKILNFLQAFIGVSIIIYSIWMLDQYNHHLPPVDPPPSQPPAASSPDSSTFSSSSGIEITGDSLKNPISFVSGIVLGSGTDSGCFNLRSLDLPAPWFIYSFMAIGILVCIVTIIGFIAAEAINGCCLCFYSILKTLLIIIEAVLLGFIAIDRQWEKDLPYDPTGELNSLRAFIEENIDICKWVGIVVVAIQFLSLLLALVLRAMVSPRQSELDDDDDFENPMNRARDNLLGPQANQTSSASNIDNWRSRIREKYGLINGQSQTPSA from the exons ATGCGGCACAATTGTTGTCATGTCTCGTTCGCTTCTGTTCTCAAGATCCTGAATTTTCTCCAAGCTTTCATCGGTGTATCGATCATCATCTACTCGATTTGGATGCTCGATCAATATAACCATCACCTTCCCCCCGTTGATCCTCCTCCGTCTCAGCCTCCTGCGGCTTCATCTCCGGATTCTTCTACCTTCTCTTCTAGTTCTGGAATTGAGATCACCGGTGATTCTTTGAAGAATCCGATCAGTTTCGTATCGGGTATCGTTCTCGGGTCTGGTACTGATTCGGGATGTTTCAACCTCCGTTCCTTAGATCTTCCTGCTCCATG GTTCATCTACTCTTTTATGGCGATTGGGATATTAGTCTGCATTGTCACTATCATTGGTTTCATTGCAGCTGAGGCTATCAATGGCTGCTGCTTGTGTTTC TATTCTATCCTCAAAACTCTTCTGATCATAATTGAAGCGGTTCTATTGGGATTCATAGCTATTGACCGTCAGTGGGAAAAG GATCTTCCTTATGATCCAACTGGAGAACTCAATAGCCTTCGAGCTTTCATcgaagaaaacattgatatttGCAAATGGGTTGGCATTGTTGTGGTAGCGATCCAG TTTCTGTCATTGCTACTGGCTTTGGTTTTGAGAGCTATGGTTTCACCCCGGCAGTCagagcttgatgatgatgatgattttgagaaTCCGATGAATAGAGCACGTGACAATCTTCTTGGTCCACAGGCAAACCAGACTTCTTCTGCAAGCAATATTGACAATTGGAGGTCCCGAATCAGAGAGaag taCGGATTGATCAACGGTCAGAGCCAGACTCCATCAGCTTAA
- the LOC104721992 gene encoding uncharacterized protein LOC104721992 isoform X1, with amino-acid sequence MNELRGRNVQNIESPIPGCLGKMVNLFDLGTAVTGNKLLTDIPHRDGSSLSRSRSDVTRMPSPSYKGHSEAELIMCDLRRSASNKVSGTPMKKLIAREMSKDVEHKQSPPNVVAKLMGLETLPQMNHLETAATQRSKSRSYSYSSPNHSVSSMDNEVQKYQDLSREFKDVYEMWQSPQKVSRSRDSSPRKGRYEENTTEKQMALVRQKFTEAKRLVTDDNLHQSKEFQDALEFLSSNKDLFVEFLQESNSFSRQNLSDFHTVPSHSDAKRITVLRPSKAVETEKFVLQGRKTKQVKKLASSSQETGWGNRDMGYSSSYVNRGTEEHPVQPTRIVVLKPSLGKSLDIKAVSSSPSSPRYFDEPGDVETKEVAKEITRQVRENLMCHHRNETQSSSVLSNGYNGDDSSFNKSENEDLVGNLSDSEIMSPASRHSWDCPNRFESPFSPSSFSRASFSPESSVCREAKKRLSERWALMSVTGRNQPHKHVPRSSSTLGEMLALSETKVTTGSEEESNEVAPATRASTSCITSDLSQVEMASDSLNILARSKSVSDVRLNGETSVLGISKARELTKTGSLKSSWKVSNLFFFKNNKASKEKRDASQYSSTSQLATPSSVKLTSEDCLVPRDCHPPESSQQQSINPGEEEVTTPKPPAAGNTSENQDQPSPISVLFPPFEEEGVDNPECSGSTKLWTNQGEAMSLKSNLIDKSPPIGSIARILSWNDDSCTDNISKPAMVGVHEDEDWYFFIETLLTAAGFSRGCTVSHDPLISRWHFPNSPLDPSLREKYTNPDNNNNIKEFIHEGKRRQQRSTRKLIFDCINSIISETTTTSMGNGSPCFDLMEHVWAQLKDWVLDEPSKFDSGEDMDANSLAAESLVKNEIVGRTWTHSLQVEIDDFGIEIERRLLQDLIEEAVIDLTR; translated from the exons ATGAATGAACTCCGAGGCAGAAACGTTCAAAATATTGAAAGTCCGATTCCAGGATGTTTGGGGAAGATGGTTAATCTATTTGATCTAGGAACAGCTGTTACTGGGAACAAGTTGCTTACAGATATACCACATCGTGATG GATCCTCTCTGTCAAGGAGTCGATCTGATGTGACCAGAATGCCAAGCCCTTCTTATAAAGGCCATTCAGAAGCTGAATTG ATTATGTGTGATTTGAGGAGAAGTGCTTCTAACAAAGTAAGTGGTACACCGATGAAGAAACTCATTGCTCGAGAAATGTCAAAAGATGTCGAACATAAACAGAGCCCACCTAATGTGGTTGCTAAGTTGATGGGTTTGGAAACACTTCCCCAGATGAATCATCTTGAGACTGCTGCTACACAGAGAAGCAAATCCAGAAGCTATTCATACTCTTCGCCGAATCATTCTGTGTCTTCTATGGATAATGAGGTCCAAAAGTATCAGGATCTCAGTAGAGAGTTTAAAGATGTGTATGAAATGTGGCAGTCGCCTCAGAAGGTGAGTCGCTCAAGGGATAGCTCGCCTAGAAAAGGAAGATATGAAGAAAATACGACTGAGAAACAGATGGCTCTTGTTCGTCAAAAGTTCACTGAAGCAAAACGCCTTGTTACAGATGACAATCTTCACCAATCTAAAGAGTTCCAAGATGCACTTGAATTTTTAAGCTCCAACAAGGATCTATTTGTTGAGTTTCTCCAGGAATCAAATTCATTCTCTCGGCAGAACCTTTCTGACTTTCACACTGTTCCTTCTCATTCAGATGCAAAGCGTATCACAGTATTGAGACCTTCAAAGGCTGTTGAAACTGAAAAGTTTGTGCTTCAAGGGAGGAAGACCAAGCAAGTTAAAAAACTGGCTTCATCAAGTCAAGAAACTGGTTGGGGAAACCGTGATATGGGTTACTCGTCATCTTATGTGAACCGGGGAACCGAGGAACACCCTGTACAGCCAACCAGAATTGTCGTCTTGAAGCCTAGTCTAGGGAAGTCTCTAGATATAAAGGCTGTTTCATCATCCCCATCATCTCCGAGGTATTTTGATGAGCCTGGAGATGTTGAGACTAAAGAAGTAGCAAAGGAAATTACTCGTCAAGTACGCGAAAATCTGATGTGTCACCACAGGAATGAGACTCAGTCTTCTTCTGTCCTATCCAATGGTTATAACGGCGATGACAGTTCCTTTAACAAGTCTGAAAATGAAGATCTAGTAGGAAACCTTAGCGACTCAGAGATCATGTCACCAGCTTCAAGGCATTCATGGGACTGTCCAAATAGGTTTGAAAGTCCtttttctccttcctctttcAGCCGGGCTTCATTTTCTCCAGAGTCGTCTGTCTGCAGAGAGGCCAAAAAACGACTTTCTGAAAGATGGGCGTTGATGTCAGTAACTGGAAGAAACCAACCGCATAAACATGTTCCAAGATCCTCAAGCACCTTAGGGGAAATGCTTGCACTCTCAGAGACCAAAGTGACTACTGGATCCGAGGAAGAGAGCAACGAAGTAGCACCAGCAACAAGGGCGTCAACATCATGCATAACCAGTGATCTAAGTCAAGTGGAAATGGCAAGTGATTCTTTGAATATCCTTGCAAGGTCAAAATCAGTCTCTGACGTTAGACTCAACGGAGAAACATCTGTTTTGGGGATTTCCAAAGCACGAGAGCTGACTAAGACGGGAAGCCTGAAATCCTCATGGAAAGTCTCTAACTTGTTCTTCTTTAAGAATAATAAAGCAAGCAAGGAGAAAAGAGATGCATCTCAGTACAGCAGTACGTCTCAGTTAGCAACGCCTTCTTCTGTGAAGCTTACCAGCGAAGATTGTTTGGTTCCTAGAGATTGTCACCCTCCTGAATCATCACAACAGCAAAGTATAAACCCAGGCGAG gaGGAAGTGACTACACCAAAACCTCCAGCGGCTGGGAATACAAGTGAAAACCAGGACCAGCCAAGTCCAATTTCTGTTTTGTTTCCGCCATTTGAAGAGGAAGGTGTTGACAATCCAGAATGTTCTGGTTCAACCAAGCTATGGACGAATCAAG GAGAGGCAATGTCTCTTAAATCTAATCTAATCGACAAGTCACCACCAATCGGGTCAATCGCTCGGATCCTCTCATGGAATGATGACTCTTGCACAGACAACATATCTAAACCCGCAATGGTAGGAGTCCATGAGGATGAAGACTGGTACTTCTTCATAGAAACGCTCTTGACAGCTGCTGGTTTCAGCAGAGGTTGCACCGTCTCTCATGACCCGCTCATCTCACGGTGGCACTTTCCAAATAGTCCCTTAGACCCTTCACTCAGAGAGAAGTACACGAACcctgataacaacaacaacatcaaagaGTTCATCCATGAAGGCAAACGTAGACAACAACGATCAACCCGTAAACTCATTTTCGACTGTATTAACTCCATCATTTCagaaacaacaactacaagcatGGGGAATGGTTCTCCTTGTTTTGACCTCATGGAACATGTGTGGGCACAGTTAAAGGACTGGGTCTTAGATGAGCCTAGCAAGTTTGACTCAGGAGAGGACATGGACGCAAACAGTTTGGCTGCAGAGAGTCTAGTAAAGAATGAGATAGTCGGAAGGACATGGACTCATAGCTTACAAGTTGAAATAGACGACTTTGGGATTGAAATTGAGAGGAGATTGTTGCAAGATCTCATAGAGGAAGCCGTTATCGATCTTACACGATGA
- the LOC104721992 gene encoding uncharacterized protein LOC104721992 isoform X2 yields the protein MPSPSYKGHSEAELIMCDLRRSASNKVSGTPMKKLIAREMSKDVEHKQSPPNVVAKLMGLETLPQMNHLETAATQRSKSRSYSYSSPNHSVSSMDNEVQKYQDLSREFKDVYEMWQSPQKVSRSRDSSPRKGRYEENTTEKQMALVRQKFTEAKRLVTDDNLHQSKEFQDALEFLSSNKDLFVEFLQESNSFSRQNLSDFHTVPSHSDAKRITVLRPSKAVETEKFVLQGRKTKQVKKLASSSQETGWGNRDMGYSSSYVNRGTEEHPVQPTRIVVLKPSLGKSLDIKAVSSSPSSPRYFDEPGDVETKEVAKEITRQVRENLMCHHRNETQSSSVLSNGYNGDDSSFNKSENEDLVGNLSDSEIMSPASRHSWDCPNRFESPFSPSSFSRASFSPESSVCREAKKRLSERWALMSVTGRNQPHKHVPRSSSTLGEMLALSETKVTTGSEEESNEVAPATRASTSCITSDLSQVEMASDSLNILARSKSVSDVRLNGETSVLGISKARELTKTGSLKSSWKVSNLFFFKNNKASKEKRDASQYSSTSQLATPSSVKLTSEDCLVPRDCHPPESSQQQSINPGEEEVTTPKPPAAGNTSENQDQPSPISVLFPPFEEEGVDNPECSGSTKLWTNQGEAMSLKSNLIDKSPPIGSIARILSWNDDSCTDNISKPAMVGVHEDEDWYFFIETLLTAAGFSRGCTVSHDPLISRWHFPNSPLDPSLREKYTNPDNNNNIKEFIHEGKRRQQRSTRKLIFDCINSIISETTTTSMGNGSPCFDLMEHVWAQLKDWVLDEPSKFDSGEDMDANSLAAESLVKNEIVGRTWTHSLQVEIDDFGIEIERRLLQDLIEEAVIDLTR from the exons ATGCCAAGCCCTTCTTATAAAGGCCATTCAGAAGCTGAATTG ATTATGTGTGATTTGAGGAGAAGTGCTTCTAACAAAGTAAGTGGTACACCGATGAAGAAACTCATTGCTCGAGAAATGTCAAAAGATGTCGAACATAAACAGAGCCCACCTAATGTGGTTGCTAAGTTGATGGGTTTGGAAACACTTCCCCAGATGAATCATCTTGAGACTGCTGCTACACAGAGAAGCAAATCCAGAAGCTATTCATACTCTTCGCCGAATCATTCTGTGTCTTCTATGGATAATGAGGTCCAAAAGTATCAGGATCTCAGTAGAGAGTTTAAAGATGTGTATGAAATGTGGCAGTCGCCTCAGAAGGTGAGTCGCTCAAGGGATAGCTCGCCTAGAAAAGGAAGATATGAAGAAAATACGACTGAGAAACAGATGGCTCTTGTTCGTCAAAAGTTCACTGAAGCAAAACGCCTTGTTACAGATGACAATCTTCACCAATCTAAAGAGTTCCAAGATGCACTTGAATTTTTAAGCTCCAACAAGGATCTATTTGTTGAGTTTCTCCAGGAATCAAATTCATTCTCTCGGCAGAACCTTTCTGACTTTCACACTGTTCCTTCTCATTCAGATGCAAAGCGTATCACAGTATTGAGACCTTCAAAGGCTGTTGAAACTGAAAAGTTTGTGCTTCAAGGGAGGAAGACCAAGCAAGTTAAAAAACTGGCTTCATCAAGTCAAGAAACTGGTTGGGGAAACCGTGATATGGGTTACTCGTCATCTTATGTGAACCGGGGAACCGAGGAACACCCTGTACAGCCAACCAGAATTGTCGTCTTGAAGCCTAGTCTAGGGAAGTCTCTAGATATAAAGGCTGTTTCATCATCCCCATCATCTCCGAGGTATTTTGATGAGCCTGGAGATGTTGAGACTAAAGAAGTAGCAAAGGAAATTACTCGTCAAGTACGCGAAAATCTGATGTGTCACCACAGGAATGAGACTCAGTCTTCTTCTGTCCTATCCAATGGTTATAACGGCGATGACAGTTCCTTTAACAAGTCTGAAAATGAAGATCTAGTAGGAAACCTTAGCGACTCAGAGATCATGTCACCAGCTTCAAGGCATTCATGGGACTGTCCAAATAGGTTTGAAAGTCCtttttctccttcctctttcAGCCGGGCTTCATTTTCTCCAGAGTCGTCTGTCTGCAGAGAGGCCAAAAAACGACTTTCTGAAAGATGGGCGTTGATGTCAGTAACTGGAAGAAACCAACCGCATAAACATGTTCCAAGATCCTCAAGCACCTTAGGGGAAATGCTTGCACTCTCAGAGACCAAAGTGACTACTGGATCCGAGGAAGAGAGCAACGAAGTAGCACCAGCAACAAGGGCGTCAACATCATGCATAACCAGTGATCTAAGTCAAGTGGAAATGGCAAGTGATTCTTTGAATATCCTTGCAAGGTCAAAATCAGTCTCTGACGTTAGACTCAACGGAGAAACATCTGTTTTGGGGATTTCCAAAGCACGAGAGCTGACTAAGACGGGAAGCCTGAAATCCTCATGGAAAGTCTCTAACTTGTTCTTCTTTAAGAATAATAAAGCAAGCAAGGAGAAAAGAGATGCATCTCAGTACAGCAGTACGTCTCAGTTAGCAACGCCTTCTTCTGTGAAGCTTACCAGCGAAGATTGTTTGGTTCCTAGAGATTGTCACCCTCCTGAATCATCACAACAGCAAAGTATAAACCCAGGCGAG gaGGAAGTGACTACACCAAAACCTCCAGCGGCTGGGAATACAAGTGAAAACCAGGACCAGCCAAGTCCAATTTCTGTTTTGTTTCCGCCATTTGAAGAGGAAGGTGTTGACAATCCAGAATGTTCTGGTTCAACCAAGCTATGGACGAATCAAG GAGAGGCAATGTCTCTTAAATCTAATCTAATCGACAAGTCACCACCAATCGGGTCAATCGCTCGGATCCTCTCATGGAATGATGACTCTTGCACAGACAACATATCTAAACCCGCAATGGTAGGAGTCCATGAGGATGAAGACTGGTACTTCTTCATAGAAACGCTCTTGACAGCTGCTGGTTTCAGCAGAGGTTGCACCGTCTCTCATGACCCGCTCATCTCACGGTGGCACTTTCCAAATAGTCCCTTAGACCCTTCACTCAGAGAGAAGTACACGAACcctgataacaacaacaacatcaaagaGTTCATCCATGAAGGCAAACGTAGACAACAACGATCAACCCGTAAACTCATTTTCGACTGTATTAACTCCATCATTTCagaaacaacaactacaagcatGGGGAATGGTTCTCCTTGTTTTGACCTCATGGAACATGTGTGGGCACAGTTAAAGGACTGGGTCTTAGATGAGCCTAGCAAGTTTGACTCAGGAGAGGACATGGACGCAAACAGTTTGGCTGCAGAGAGTCTAGTAAAGAATGAGATAGTCGGAAGGACATGGACTCATAGCTTACAAGTTGAAATAGACGACTTTGGGATTGAAATTGAGAGGAGATTGTTGCAAGATCTCATAGAGGAAGCCGTTATCGATCTTACACGATGA
- the LOC104721995 gene encoding photosystem I reaction center subunit IV A, chloroplastic, with protein MAMASASTVFVLPANVTAAGGASSSRNSVSFLPMRSAGSRLVVRAADDAVTPATSSSKDSPAAPAAAPAGAAATKPKPPPIGPKRGSKVKILRRESYWFKTVGSVVAVDQDPKSRYPVVVRFAKVNYANISTNNYALDEIEEVAA; from the exons ATGGCCATGGCGTCAGCATCGACGGTGTTTGTTCTTCCGGCCAACGTCACCGCGGCCGGTGGCGCTTCGTCATCCAGGAACTCCGTGTCTTTCTTGCCCATGAGAAGCGCCGGTTCTAGGCTCGTAGTCAGAGCAGCCGACGATGCCGTGACTCCGGCAACCTCTTCGTCTAAAGATTCTCCCGCGGCCCCAGCTGCTGCTCCGGCTGGAGCTGCTGCCACCAAACCCAAGCCACCTCCGATTGGCCCTAAGAGAGGGTCTAAG GTCAAGATTCTAAGGAGAGAATCCTACTGGTTCAAGACCGTTGGATCAGTTGTGGCTGTTGATCAG GACCCTAAGAGTAGGTACCCTGTTGTGGTCCGGTTTGCGAAAGTGAACTACGCCAACATATCGACCAACAACTATGCATTGGACGAGATCGAAGAAGTTGCAGCTTAA